CCGCTGCGCGGGATCGACAGCGCCTGGCTGATCTCCTGGATCTCGCTGGCCTCGATCGCGGCGTTGAAGAATTCGTAGGCGATCAGCAGCAGCACCAGGGTCATCAGCAGCGCGATCAGCCGGTGCCACCACGCCATTGCGGGCTTCATCAGGTACTTGTCGAACAGGTCCACCGCCAGGTGTCCGCGCGCAGCGGTCAGCAGCGGCAGGCCGCAGAACACCATGATCGCCATCAGGTGCTCGGTGGCGTCGTGGGCGCCGAAGACGGGGGTGCCGAACAGCCGGCGACCGATGACGTCGGCAAAGGTGAGCAGGACCATGCCCAGCAGCGTGAGGATGAGCAGCGCCTCGACGCCCTTGCGGAGGCGGGACAGATACGCGTCCATGTGATTCTCCTTGTGGGTGTGGCCGGCCGGAGCCGGCCACGTCCGGGATCAGCGGGCGATCAGTTGCCGGCGTGGGACTTGTAGCGCTGCTCGAAGAACTCGAGCATCTCCATCGGCTTGTCGACACCGTAGCTCGGGCCTTCGGCCGCCCAGTCGGCGAGCATGCGCTCGCGCACCGCGCCGATGCGCTCGAACAACGCCTCCGAGGGCGCGTTGAAGCTGTGGCCCTCGGCGCGCAGCTTGGCCTCGCCGGCCTGGTTCTGCACATCGAAGCGCTGGCCCCACAGGCGCGACAGCTTCTCGCCCGACACGCTCATGATCGCCTTGCGGTCGGCCTCGGAGAGCTTGTTCCACTTGCCCTCGTTGATGGCGATGAAGAAGGACGCATCGTAGAAGCCGCCGGGGACGATGGTGTGATGCTTGAGCTTTTCCTCGACGCGGAAGTTGATCACCGACTCGATGGTGTGCAGCGAGGCATCGACCACGCCGCTTTCGAGCAGCTCGTAGGCCTTCGGGCCCGGCCCGGCGACGGGCACCGCGCCGAGGTCCTCGAGCAGGCGCTTCTGGATCGGGCCGCCCATGCGCACCTTCTGGTTCTTGAGGTCGTCGGGCTCGATGATGTTCTTGCTGCCGTGATGGATCTGGCCGCCGCCGAAGAGGCCGACGCCGAGCATGACCACGCCCTCGAAGGCCGGCTTGCCGGCGAGGTACTTCTCGTAGGTCTCCCACAGCGCCACCGAGGAGGCTTCCGCGTTGGTGCCGATGAAGGGCATCTCCGAGAACCACAGCGCCTTGAAGCGATCGGGCTCGTAGGTGAAGTTGCCCCAGGTGATGTCGGCGATGCCCTTGCGCGCCAGCTCCCAGTGCTGGGCGGGGCCGCCGACCGGCTTGGGCAGGATGCGGACGTCGACGCGGCCCTCGGTGACGCGCTTGACGTCCTCGATCCAGGGCTGGAAGACCTCGGGGGTCAGGAAGTGGGTGGGCGACACCCAGCTCGACATGGTCAGGGTGGTGGCGGCCTGGGCGGCCGGCATGCCGGCGCCGGTGGCGATGACGAAGCCGGCGGACAGGGTAGCCAGGAGTTTGCTGAGTTTCATGTTGCCTCCGTACAGGGTTTAGTTATGGAAATACTGCTCGACCAGGCCGACCCACAGCCGGGCGCCCACCGCGAGGCAGGCATCGTTGAAATCGTAGTGCGGGTTGTGAACCATGCAGCCGCCCGCCCACTTGCCGTCGGCGTGGCCGTTGTCGCCGTTGCCGACCAGCACGTAGCAGCCCGGCACGCGCTCGAGCAGGAAGGCGAAATCCTCGCTGCCGGTGAGCGGCTGGGCATCGGCGAACACATGTGCGGCGCCGAAGGTCCTGCGTGCGACATCGACCGCGAAGGCGGTCGGCCCGGCGGCGTTGATCAGCACCGGGTAGCCGCGCTCGTAGCGGATCTCGCTGGTGCAGCCGTAGGCGCGCGCCTGGTTCTCGGCCAGTTCGCGGATACGCTGCTCGACGAGGTTGCGGACGTCGGGGTCGAGGGTGCGCACGCTGAGCTCGAGTTCGGCGGTCTCGCCGATCACGTTGTAGGCCGAGCCCGCCTGCATGCGCCCGACGCTGATCACCGCGGCGAGGTTGGGATTGACGTTGCGACCGACGATGGATTGCAGCCCGAGCACGGTCGCCGCCGCCGGCAGGGTCGGATCCACCGCCATGTGCGGCATGCCGCCATGGCCGCCGCGGCCGACGAAGCGGATCAGCACCTTGTCCGAGGAGGCCATGAAGGCGCCCGGACGAACGTGGACCTCGCCGACCGGGATGCCCGGGAAGTTGTGCATGCCGAAGATGGCGTCGCAGGGGAAGCGCTCGAACAAGCCTTCGTCGATCATGCGCCGCGCGCCACCGCCGCCGCCGAGTTCCTCGGCGGGCTGGAAGATCAGCACCAGCGTGCCATTGCCCGCCAGCAGACCCTTGCGCGCGCGCTCGGCCAACGCCTGGGCGGCACCGAGCAGCATCGCGGTGTGGCCGTCGTGGCCGCAGCCGTGCATCTTGCCCGGGATGACGCTCGCCCACGGCAGGCCGGTCATCTCCTGCACCGGGATGGCGTCCATGTCGGCGCGCAGCCCGATGGTGCGCCCGCTGCCGTCGCCGACGCGCAGCACGCCCACCACACCGGTGACGGCGATGCCGGTGTGCACCTCGTAGCCCCAGGCGCGCAGCCGCTCGGCCACCAGCGCGCTGGTGGCGTGCTCCTCGAAGCCGAGCTCCGGGTTGCGGTGGATGGCATGGCGCCACACCTTCATCTGCTCGGTATCGATCTCGGGCGCAACAGCTGCTTGGGTGCTCATCTGGCTCACCAATAGAATTAGTTCATGTCCAGATATTAAGAACTTGATGCGAACACCGTAAGGCGATATTTTTTCGTGGATGACAACCAGGAGAGTTCATTAAGCCCATGAAGGACCACCAGTTGCGAGCGCTCGTGCAGGTGGCGGATAGCGGCTCGATCCGCGCCGCGGCGCGGGCGATGAACCTGAGCCAGAGCGCCTTGACCAAGGCGCTGCGCGAGCTGGAGGAGGATGTCGGCGCCGAGCTGCTGCAACGTAGCTACAAGGGCATCGGCTTCACGCCCGAAGGCACCGCACTGCTGATTCGTGCCCGCCTCGTGCTGGCGACGATCGAGAAAGCACGCGCCGAGATCCGCCAGATGCGCGGCGGCGCGGGCGCACACGTCAAGGCGGCGATCACCCCGCTGGTCACGGCAACCGTGATGCCACGGGTACTGGCCGCGTTCCGCAAGGCGCAGCCGGAAGCCGAACTCACCTTCCACGAGGGGCTGCTGGTGACGGCCCTGCCCGGGCTGATCGAGGGCACCCTCGATTTCGCGGTCGCGCTCGCCTCGCCTCAGGATCTGCCCTACGAGATCGAGTTCGAACCGCTGACCGACATCGAGGCCATCCCCTTCGTGAACCTCGGCCATCCCCTTGCCGAGGCGCGCGACTGGGCGGCGGTCGCCGGCGCCGAATGGGTGCTGAACCTGAGCGCCGGGAGCCAGAGCATGAACCTGGTCGGCTGGCTCGAACAGCATGGCCTGCCGGCGCCGAGCCGCATCCTGCACTGCTCGTCGCCCTTCCTGATCCTCGAGCTCGCCCGCCGCAACGAGCTGATCGGCTACGGGCCAAAGGTGCTGATCACCGATCCGCAGGTCGGCGTCGGCCTGCGCCCGCTGCCGCTTCAGCCGCTGCCGCCCACCATGCCGCTTGGCCTGCTGACCCAGCGCGGGGTGCCGCTCGGCAGCGCGGCGAAGAAGCTCGCCAACCTGTTCCGCCGCGAACTCGAAGCCCGGCGACCGGCCGCGACACAGCCCTGAACCGCCCCCCGCACGCCCAGCCTCAGCCCTCCCAGTAGCCCTCGCGCTGGTAGATCGCCTTCAGGTGGTCGATGAAGCGGCGCACCTTGGCCGGCAGGTGGCGCTGCTGCGGATACACCGCCTGGATGTCGTAGCTCGGTACCGCGAACTCGTCGAGCACGGTGACCAGCTCGCCGCGCTTGAGCTCGGCTTGGATCTCCCAGGTCGAGCGCCAGCCCACGCCCAAGCCCTGCTTCACCCAGCCATAGAGCAGTTCGCCGTCGTTGCAGGCGAGGTCGCCCTCGACGCGCACCGCGAACAGCTTGCCCTCGCGCAGGAAGGACCAGCCGCGCTGCTGGCCGCCGGCGAGGTTGAAGGCGAGGCAGTTGTGGCGGACCAGGTCCTCGGGCTGGCGCGGGATGCCGTGGCGCTCGAAATAGTCGGGCGTGCCGCACACCACGCGGCGGTTGGGGAACAGGCGCACGGCGACGTAGTTGGGGTCGGTGACCTCGCCGATGCGGATCGCCATGTCGTAGCCCTCGCGCACCAGATCGACCACGCTGTCGGTGAAGTTGAACGACATGCGCAGCTCGGGATGCTGGGCCCTGAACGCAGTCGCGTGCGGGGCAACGTGGCGGCGGCCGAAGGCGGCCGGCGCGGAGACGACGAGGTGGCCGCGCACCAGGTCGCGCCCGGCGCTGACCGCACGCTCGATCTCGTCGAATTCGCGCAGCAGGCTGCGGCTCTGGTCGAGGAACTGCTCGCCCAGCTCGGTGAGGGTGAGGCCGCGCGTCGAGCGGTGCATCAGCTTGACCCCCAGCCGACGCTCGAGCGCGTCCAGCCGGCGTCCCATGACGACCGGCGTCACCCCTTCGACCAGCGCGGCCGCGGCAAAGCTGCCCTTCTCGGCGACGAGGGTGAAACTGCGGATTTCGGTGTAGCGGTCCATCGCGTCCTCCGGCGTAGGCCCGATGTTAGCCGCTGGCACCGGCGCGCGCGATCGAGCGGCACGCGCGGGCGCGCCGGCCCCTAGGCGGTAAAGACGCTCGCGGCCTCGTCCTCGAGCGCCGGCCCGTCGACCTCCACCTTGCGCTTGCCGTGCGCGAGCACCTCGCGGCACCCCAGCCGCAACTCATCGTTCGAGGGCGGCAGCAAGGCGTAGTTGCGCTCGCTGCCGAGTGCATACACGAGCCGCCGGACGCCGCTCCAGAACACGGCCCCGGCGCACATCGCGCAGGGTTCGGCGCTCGCATAGAGGGTGGCGCCGGCCAACGTGGCGGCATCGAATCGCTCGCTGGCGACCCGCACCAGGTTCGTCTCGGCATGGCCGGTGCTGTCGCGGCCGGTGACCTGATCGTTCTCCGCCTCGGCCAGCACCCGCCCATCTGCGTGGACGAGGACCGCACCGTAGGCGCCGTTGCCCTTTGCACGCGCCTGGCGCGACAGCTCGATCGCCCTGCGCAGATATCGAATGTCGTCCTGATCGATCTTGCTCATTCTCAAGCTCCCCGTATCGAAACACGGGCGCCGGCCGCCCCGACTGCGTGCCGCGGCGGCTCGCCCGCCCCGCCGATTCTAGGCTCTGATCCGGCGCGGGCCATTCGCATCGCTGATATTGCATATCAGCCCGGCAGATCGCGATCACGCCCAGCTGCGGCAAAACCATCCCGTTCGATACCTGAAGTACCGATAGAAGCGACGAATGCTGGGATTCTTGTATGCCGGCTGCGCGCCTAATCTTGCGCCATCCCCCAACCAAACCTGGCACTGGAGACAAAGATGGCCCGTATGAGAGCAGTGGATGCCGCCGCGGCGGTGATGCGCAAGGAAGGTGTGAGCACGGTGTTCGGCGTGCCCGGCGCCGCGATCAACCCGCTGTATTCGGCGATGAAGAAGAATGGCGGATTCCACCACGTCCTCGGCCGCCACGTCGAGGGCGCCTCGCACATGGCCGAGGGCTACACCCGCGCCAACCCGGGCAACATCGGCGTGTGCATCGGTACCTCGGGCCCGGCCGGCACCGACATGATCACCGGCCTGTACTCGGCCTCCGCCGACTCGATCCCCATCCTGTGCATCACCGGCCAGGCGCCGCGCGCCCGCCTGTACAAGGAAGACTTCCAGGCCGTCGACATCGAGTCGATCGCCAAGCCCGTCACCAAGTGGGCGGTGACCGTGCGCGAGCCGGCGCTGGTGCCGCGCGTGTTCCAGCAGGCCTTCCACATCATGCGCTCCGGCCGTCCCGGCCCGGTGCTGATCGACCTGCCCTTCGACGTGCAGATGGCCGAGATCGAGTTCGACATCGACACCTACGAGCCGCTGCCGGCGTACAAGCCCGCCGCCACCCGCGCCCAGGCCGAGAAGGCGATGGCGATGCTGAACGCCGCCGAGCGTCCGCTGATCGTCTCCGGCGGCGGCGTGATCAACGCCAACGCCGAGGCCCGTCTGCAGGAATTCGCCGAGCTCACCGGCGTGCCGGTGATCCCGACCCTGATGGGCTGGGGCACGATCCCCGACGACCACCCGCTGATGGCCGGCATGGTGGGCCTGCAGACCTCGCACCGCTATGGCAACGCCACCATGCTGGCGTCGGACTTCGTGTTCGGCATCGGCAACCGCTGGGCCAACCGCCACACCGGCTCGGTCGAGGTGTACACCGAAGGCCGCAAGTTCGTGCATGTGGACATCGAGCCGACCCAGATCGGCCGCGTGTTCGGCCCCGACTACGGCATCGTCTCCGACGCCGGTGCGGCGCTCGACCGCCTGCTCGAGGTGGCGCGCGAGATGAAGACCGCCGGTCAGCTCCCCGACCGCAGCGCCTGGGTCGCCGAGTGCCAGCAGCGCAAGCGCACGATGCAGCGCAAGACGCACTTCGACGACACGCCGATGAAGCCGCAGCGTGTGTATGAGGAGATGAACCGCGCCTTCGGCAAGGACACCTGCTACGTCAGCACGATCGGCCTGTCGCAGATCGCCGCCGCGCAGTTCCTGCATGTGTACAAGGCGCGCCACTGGATCAACTGCGGCCAGGCCGGCCCCCTGGGCTGGACGGTGCCCGCCGCGCTCGGCGTGTGCGCCGCCGACCCGCAGCGCAAGGTGGTGGCGATCTCGGGCGACTACGACTTCCAGTTCATGATCGAGGAGCTCGCGGTGGGGGCGCAGTTCAAGCTGCCCTACATCCACGTGCTGGTGAACAACGCCTACCTCGGCCTGATCCGCCAGTCACAGCGCGGCTTCGACATGGACTATTGTGTGCAGCTCGCGTTCGAGAACATCAACGCGCCGGAAACCGAGGGCTACGGCGTCGATCACATCAGCGTGGTCGAGGGCCTGGGCTGCAAGGCGATCCGCGTGCGCAAGCCGGAGGAGATCCAGCCCGCCTTCGCCCAGGCGAAGCAGTGGATGGAAGAGTTCCGCGTGCCGGTGGTGGTCGAGATCATCCTCGAGCGCGTGACCAACATCTCGATGGGCACCGAGATCAACGCCATCAACGAGTTCGAGGAACTCGCCGAGAAGGGCGCCGACGCCCCGACCGCGATCTCGATGCTCGACTGAGCGCAGCCCGGGGGCGGCACGTCCGCTCCCGCAGGCCGCCCTCGCCCGCAACAGAAAACCGGAGAAACCGACATGCCGAAGTTCAACGCCAACCTCACCATGCTGTTCAACGAAGTCCCCTTCCTCGACCGCTTTCAGGCGGCGGCGGAGGCCGGCTTCAAGGGCGTGGAGTACCTCTTCCCCTACGCCTTCGACAAGGACGCGCTCGCCGAGCGCCTGGTCAAGCACGGCCTGGTGCAGGTGCTGCACAACCTGCCGGCGGGCAACTGGGAAGGTGGCGAACGCGGCATCGCCTGCCATCCGGACCGCGTCGGCGAGTTCCAGGACGGCGTCGGGCGTGCGATCGAATACGCCACCGCACTCGGCTGCAAGCAGGTGAACTGCCTCGCCGGCATCGCTCCGGCCAATGTCGATGCGGACACGGTGCACGCGACCTTCGTCGCCAACCTGCGCTTCGCCGCCGCCAAGCTCAAGGAAGCAGGCATCCGCCTGCTCGTCGAGCCGATCAACACCTGGGACATCCCGGGCTTCTACCTCAACCGCACGGCGCAGGCGATCGCGCTGATCGAGGAAGTCGGATCAAGCAACCTGTACCTGCAGCACGACATCTATCACATGCAGCGCATGGAGGGCGAGCTCGCCAACACCATCGCCAAGCACCTGCCGAAGATCGCGCACATGCAGATCGCCGACAACCCGGGGCGCAACGAGCCCGGCACCGGCGAGATCAACTACGCCTGGCTGTTCCGCTTCATCGACCAGCTCGGCTACGACGGCTGGATCGGCTGCGAATACAAGCCCGCCGCCGGCACCCGCGAGGGCCTGGGCTGGATCAAGGCGCTCGCCGGCTGAGCGCTTCGGATCAATGGGGTCAGACCCCATTGATCTTCTTTCATCGATTTCGAAGACATCAGGAGACAGCAACATGGCAAACATCGGATTCATCGGCCTCGGCATCATGGGCGCCCCCATGGCGGGCCATCTGCTGAAGGGCGGACACAGCGTGTTCACCTACACCCATGGTGACACCCCGGCCACCTTGCTCGAGGCTGGCGCCCAGCCCTGCGCCAACGGCGCCGAGGTCGCGCGCAAGGCGGACATCATCATCACCATGGTGCCGGACACGCCGCACGTCGAGGACGCGCTGTTCAACCCCGAAGGCGTCGCCGCCGGCCTGTCGAAGGGCAAGATCGTGGTGGACATGAGCTCGATCTCGCCGGTCGCCACCAAGGAATTCGCCAAGCGCATCAACGCGCTCGGCTGCGAGTACCTCGATGCGCCGGTGTCTGGTGGCGAGGTCGGCGCCAAGGCCGCCAGCCTGACCATCATGGTCGGCGGCAGCGAGGCCGCCTTCGACAAGGTGAAGCCGCTCTTCGAGCTGATGGGCAAGAACATCACGCTCGTGGGCGGCAACGGCGACGGCCAGATCACCAAGGTCGCCAACCAGATCATCGTCGCCCTCAACATCGAGGCCGTCGGCGAGGCCCTGCTGCTCGCCGCCAAGGCCGGCGCCGACCCGGCCAAGGTGCGCCAGGCGCTGATGGGCGGCTTCGCCAACTCGCGCATCCTCGAGGTGCACGGCGAGCGCATGGTCAAGCGCACCTTCGACCCGGGTTTCCGCATCGAGCTGCACCAGAAGGACCTCAACCTCGCGCTCACCACCGCACGCCAGCTCGGCGTGTCGCTGCCCAACACCGCCACCGCGCAGGAACTGTTCAACGCCTGCAGCGCGCACGGCGGCTCGAAGTGGGACCACTCGGCGATGGTGCGTGCGCTCGAGAAGATGGCCAACTTCGAGATCGGGCAATGAGCGGTCGCTGAGCGACCAGCCCGATCGAGTTCCGAGCCGTTCGTCCAGGCCGGCGCGTCGCGTCCCCGGGGCCGCGCGCCGGCCACCCCACCCCCAGAGCAGAAAGCGCCGGCAACGACCGGCGCACCCCCCGGGCGGCACGTTCTCCCCGACGTGCCGCCCACCCACGAAGGAGTTCACGATGCGTCATCTCGCCATCGAAGTCGGTTCGTTCCGCTTTGTCGCCCGCATGGAGCAGGCCGCCGCGCCCAAGACCTGTGCAGCCTTTCTCGAGCTGCTCCCGTTCTCGAACCAGGTGATCCATTCGCGCTGGAGCGGCGAGGCGGTGTGGGTGCCGCTCGGCGAGTTCGACACCGGGCTCGGCTTCGAGAACCACACCAGCCATCCCTCGCGCGGCGACATCCTGCTCTATCCGGGCGGCTTCTCCGAGACCGAAATCCTGTTCGCCTACGGGAGCAGCTGCTTCGCCAGCAAGATGGGCCAGCTCGCCGGCAACCACTTCCTGACCGTCGTGGAAGGCGCCGATCAGCTCTACGAGATGGGCCGCACGGTACTGTGGAAGGGCGCGCAATGGATCCGCTTCACCGACCTCGGCGAACGCTGAGCGGCGAAGTCCTGCCTTGAGAGAACGTTGGAGAGACAGCACATGAAACCCACTCAAGCACTCACGCTCGCCGATGTACGGCGCGCCGCCGAAGCGGCGGAAGCCGAGGCGCGCGCCAATGGCTGGGCGGTCAGCATCGCGATCTGCGACGCCGGCGGCCACGCGCTGTGGCTGCAGCGCATGGACGGCGCGCCGCTGATGAGCGCCGCCGTCGCCCCCGAGAAGGCGCGCACCTGCGTGCTCAGCGGCAAGCCGAGCAAGGCCTTCGAGGACATGGTCAACAACGGCCGCATCGCCGCGCTGGCGATGCCGGTGGTGCCGCTCGAGGGCGGCGAGCCGATCGTCGTCGACGGCTGCGTGATCGGCGCGGTGGGCGTATCCGGCGTCAAGGCCGGCGAGGACGCCCAGGTGGCGCGCGCCGGCGTGACCGCGCTGCTTGCTTTCGCGAACGCCTGACCCGAGGAGACCCGCACATGAAACGCGAACGCAGCGCCCGCATTCTCGCCACCCTGGGGCCGGCGAGCTCGACCCGAGAACAGATTCGTGCGCTGGCCGAAGCCGGCGCAGATGTCTTCCGCCTCAACTTCAGCCATGGCAGCCACGAGGACCACGCCGAGCGCTACCGCCTGATCCGCGAGATCGAGGTCGAGATCGGCCGACCGATCGGCGTGCTGATGGACCTCCAGGGCCCCAAGCTGCGCGTGGGCCGCTTCGCCGAAGGCAAGGTGACGCTCGCCCCCGGTGCGCGCTTCCGCCTCGATCTCGACCCTGAGGCCGGCGACGCCAGCCGCGCCAACCTGCCCCATCCCGAGATCTTCGCCGCGCTCGAGACCGGCACCGAGCTGCTGCTCGACGACGGCAAGCTGCGCCTGCGGGTGGACGCCTTCGGCAGCGACTTTGCCGACACCACGGTGCTGGTGGGCGGCCCGCTGTCGGACCGCAAGGGGGTGAACGTGCCCGGCGTGGTGCTGCCGATCTCGCCCCTGACCGCGAAGGACCGCGCCGACCTCGACTTCGGGCTGTCACTCGGTGTGGACTGGGTCGCGCTGTCCTTCGTGCAACGTCCCGACGACCTGCGCGAGGCCCGCGAGCTGATCGGTGACCGCGCCTGGATCATGGCCAAGCTCGAAAAGCCCGCCGCCATCGACGAGCTCGAGCCGATCGTCGCGCTTGCCGACGGCATCATGGTGGCGCGCGGCGACCTCGGCGTGGAGCTGCCGCCGCAGCAGGTGCCCGTGCTGCAGCGCCGGATCGTGCGCGCCGCGCGCGCCGCCGGCAAGCCGGTGGTGGTGGCCACGCAGATGCTGGAGTCGATGATCACCGCCCCGGTGCCCACCCGCGCCGAGGCCTCCGACGTCGCCACCGCGATCTACGACGGCGCCGATGCGGTGATGCTTTCGGCCGAATCGGCCTCGGGCCAGTACCCGATCGAGGCGGTGTCGATCATGCACAGCATCATCTGCGAGGTCGAGCGCGACCCGGCCTGGCGTGCCGGTCTCGAAGCCAGCCACACCCCCGCCGCGGCCAACACACCCGATGCCATCTGCTGCGCGCTGCGCCGCGTCGCCGGTCTGCTCGAGCCCGCGGCCACGGTGGCCTACACCAGCTCGGGGTTCAGCGCCTTGCGCGCAAGCCGCGAGCGCCCGCAGGCGCCGATCCTGGCCCTGACCCCGCAGGCCACGACCGCGCGCCGGCTGGCACTGGCGTGGGGCGTGCATCCGGTGCCCTTCGAGGAGGTGCACGATGTCGTCGAGATGGTGGATCACGCGGGCAGATCCGCGGTCAGCCATGGCTTCGCCGGTCCCGGCGACGTCCTGGTCGTGATCGGTGGCCTGCCCTTCGGCAAGAGCGGCAGCACCAACCTGCTGCACGTGGCCCGCATCCCGGGCTGACGACGCTGCCCCCTTCAGCCATGTCGTCGAAAAAAAAGGCCCGCGGATAGCGGGCCTTTTGCGTTCAGGCGATGCGCTCGCCCGTGTTACTTCTTCCCGGCGGCGAGGCCGTTGACGATCTCCTGCTTGGCGTCCTCGACCGTGCCCCAGCCGAGCACCTTGACCCACTTGCCCGGCTCGAGATCCTTGTAGTGCTCGAAGAAGTGCACCGTCTGCTTCATCAGCAGTTCGGGCAGATCGTCGGTGGTCTGCACCTTGTCGTAGAGCGGGGTCAGCTTGGAGACCGGCACGGCGACGACCTTGGCATCGACGCCACCATCGTCTTCCATCTTCAGCACGCCGACCGGACGGCAGCGGATGACCACGCCCGGCTGCAGCGGGAAGGGCGTCACCACCAGCACGTCGACCGGGTCGCCGTCGCCGGCGATCGTGTGCGGCACGTAGCCGTAGTTGAGCGGGTAACGCATCGAGGTGCCCATGAAGCGATCGACGAAGACTGCGCCGCTGTCCTTGTCCACCTCGAACTTGATCGGATCGCCCTGAGCGGAGATCTCGATGATGACGTTGATGTCGTTCGGCACGTCCTTGCCGGCGCTGACCAGATCGAAACCCATACATCCCTCCCGTGGAAAAATTGTGCGCGGATTATAGGGGGAAACCACAATGTCTTGCACTGCACCCCCGCCCGCAGGCGCCGTCAGGCCGGCGCGTCGAACCCGGCGTCCTCCACGGCCGCGCGCAAGGCCTCGACCGAAATCCGTGCCGGATCGAAACGCACGGTCGCACTGCCCTGCTCCAGCGACACCTGCGCGTCCTCGACACCGGGCAGCGCCTTCAGCACCCCGGTCACGTTCCTGACGCAGCCGCCGCAGCTCATCCCCTCGACCTTGATCGTCACTTCGCTCATGCACCACTCCTCGTCGATGATTCGAACCCCGGTCCGCCGGGGCCTCAGGTCACGCACACCACCCCGTTCCACAGATCGCCGCCGAGCGTGGGCGCGTGGTAGAGCCCGAACAGCCCGAAGCCGAGCACGAGCAGCCCCGATGCGATCCGCACCTTGCGGTTGCGGGTGAAGTCGCGGAAACGCTTGAACAGCATGCCGGCCAGCAGCAGATTGGGCAGAGTGCCCAGGCCGAAGGCGAGCATCAGGCCGGCGCCGCGCGC
This region of Thauera sp. JM12B12 genomic DNA includes:
- the gcl gene encoding glyoxylate carboligase, translated to MARMRAVDAAAAVMRKEGVSTVFGVPGAAINPLYSAMKKNGGFHHVLGRHVEGASHMAEGYTRANPGNIGVCIGTSGPAGTDMITGLYSASADSIPILCITGQAPRARLYKEDFQAVDIESIAKPVTKWAVTVREPALVPRVFQQAFHIMRSGRPGPVLIDLPFDVQMAEIEFDIDTYEPLPAYKPAATRAQAEKAMAMLNAAERPLIVSGGGVINANAEARLQEFAELTGVPVIPTLMGWGTIPDDHPLMAGMVGLQTSHRYGNATMLASDFVFGIGNRWANRHTGSVEVYTEGRKFVHVDIEPTQIGRVFGPDYGIVSDAGAALDRLLEVAREMKTAGQLPDRSAWVAECQQRKRTMQRKTHFDDTPMKPQRVYEEMNRAFGKDTCYVSTIGLSQIAAAQFLHVYKARHWINCGQAGPLGWTVPAALGVCAADPQRKVVAISGDYDFQFMIEELAVGAQFKLPYIHVLVNNAYLGLIRQSQRGFDMDYCVQLAFENINAPETEGYGVDHISVVEGLGCKAIRVRKPEEIQPAFAQAKQWMEEFRVPVVVEIILERVTNISMGTEINAINEFEELAEKGADAPTAISMLD
- a CDS encoding TRAP transporter substrate-binding protein, whose translation is MKLSKLLATLSAGFVIATGAGMPAAQAATTLTMSSWVSPTHFLTPEVFQPWIEDVKRVTEGRVDVRILPKPVGGPAQHWELARKGIADITWGNFTYEPDRFKALWFSEMPFIGTNAEASSVALWETYEKYLAGKPAFEGVVMLGVGLFGGGQIHHGSKNIIEPDDLKNQKVRMGGPIQKRLLEDLGAVPVAGPGPKAYELLESGVVDASLHTIESVINFRVEEKLKHHTIVPGGFYDASFFIAINEGKWNKLSEADRKAIMSVSGEKLSRLWGQRFDVQNQAGEAKLRAEGHSFNAPSEALFERIGAVRERMLADWAAEGPSYGVDKPMEMLEFFEQRYKSHAGN
- a CDS encoding TRAP transporter small permease, which encodes MDAYLSRLRKGVEALLILTLLGMVLLTFADVIGRRLFGTPVFGAHDATEHLMAIMVFCGLPLLTAARGHLAVDLFDKYLMKPAMAWWHRLIALLMTLVLLLIAYEFFNAAIEASEIQEISQALSIPRSGMYAFISFTSLLSALAALLGCFGAPPSHPHVSHSHTTEERAK
- a CDS encoding M20 aminoacylase family protein; translation: MSTQAAVAPEIDTEQMKVWRHAIHRNPELGFEEHATSALVAERLRAWGYEVHTGIAVTGVVGVLRVGDGSGRTIGLRADMDAIPVQEMTGLPWASVIPGKMHGCGHDGHTAMLLGAAQALAERARKGLLAGNGTLVLIFQPAEELGGGGGARRMIDEGLFERFPCDAIFGMHNFPGIPVGEVHVRPGAFMASSDKVLIRFVGRGGHGGMPHMAVDPTLPAAATVLGLQSIVGRNVNPNLAAVISVGRMQAGSAYNVIGETAELELSVRTLDPDVRNLVEQRIRELAENQARAYGCTSEIRYERGYPVLINAAGPTAFAVDVARRTFGAAHVFADAQPLTGSEDFAFLLERVPGCYVLVGNGDNGHADGKWAGGCMVHNPHYDFNDACLAVGARLWVGLVEQYFHN
- the hyi gene encoding hydroxypyruvate isomerase; protein product: MPKFNANLTMLFNEVPFLDRFQAAAEAGFKGVEYLFPYAFDKDALAERLVKHGLVQVLHNLPAGNWEGGERGIACHPDRVGEFQDGVGRAIEYATALGCKQVNCLAGIAPANVDADTVHATFVANLRFAAAKLKEAGIRLLVEPINTWDIPGFYLNRTAQAIALIEEVGSSNLYLQHDIYHMQRMEGELANTIAKHLPKIAHMQIADNPGRNEPGTGEINYAWLFRFIDQLGYDGWIGCEYKPAAGTREGLGWIKALAG
- a CDS encoding LysR family transcriptional regulator, with the protein product MDRYTEIRSFTLVAEKGSFAAAALVEGVTPVVMGRRLDALERRLGVKLMHRSTRGLTLTELGEQFLDQSRSLLREFDEIERAVSAGRDLVRGHLVVSAPAAFGRRHVAPHATAFRAQHPELRMSFNFTDSVVDLVREGYDMAIRIGEVTDPNYVAVRLFPNRRVVCGTPDYFERHGIPRQPEDLVRHNCLAFNLAGGQQRGWSFLREGKLFAVRVEGDLACNDGELLYGWVKQGLGVGWRSTWEIQAELKRGELVTVLDEFAVPSYDIQAVYPQQRHLPAKVRRFIDHLKAIYQREGYWEG
- a CDS encoding nucleoside deaminase; amino-acid sequence: MSKIDQDDIRYLRRAIELSRQARAKGNGAYGAVLVHADGRVLAEAENDQVTGRDSTGHAETNLVRVASERFDAATLAGATLYASAEPCAMCAGAVFWSGVRRLVYALGSERNYALLPPSNDELRLGCREVLAHGKRKVEVDGPALEDEAASVFTA
- a CDS encoding LysR substrate-binding domain-containing protein, whose amino-acid sequence is MKDHQLRALVQVADSGSIRAAARAMNLSQSALTKALRELEEDVGAELLQRSYKGIGFTPEGTALLIRARLVLATIEKARAEIRQMRGGAGAHVKAAITPLVTATVMPRVLAAFRKAQPEAELTFHEGLLVTALPGLIEGTLDFAVALASPQDLPYEIEFEPLTDIEAIPFVNLGHPLAEARDWAAVAGAEWVLNLSAGSQSMNLVGWLEQHGLPAPSRILHCSSPFLILELARRNELIGYGPKVLITDPQVGVGLRPLPLQPLPPTMPLGLLTQRGVPLGSAAKKLANLFRRELEARRPAATQP